TGGCTTTGGAAAAGAGAGACTGGACAGTCTGTCCTACGTTTCGCGCCCGAAAGATTTCCCATGCGCGTTTAGGGCAGGTGAATACAGGCAAGAACCCGGTACTCTCAATCTGTCCAAAAGAATTGTGAAAAAATCACAATACCGCAAGGAGTCACGTTTTATCCCGTTCTTTTTTCGATATCTGCGCGTATCTGCGCCGTCTGCTGAAAAATCACACGATCCACAGATGACGCAGATACACGCAGATGGAAAACAGGGCATGGATGTTCAAGCCAGGCGATTCCAAACTCGAATCCTAAGGTCGGAACTGTCCAAAATAAGTTTGATCGGGGAAATTTCTTCTTCATCGCGAAGGAGAGGTTCCCAAGTACGCCTTCCTTAAAAACGTTGTCTATTTGAAGCAAGCCACAATTTGGACAGAGATGAGAACGCTTACATTTGACTTGGAGCATTGGCGATGCAAGGGACAACAGAACGAACGGGTTCTCCGCCTCTCTTTCTCCCGATTACGATTACGAAGGCGAGCACGAGATTTGAAAAAAGGACCGTCCTTAGGCACTATGGGTTTTCCGGCGAGCGTAAATGATAAAATCGGACTTATGCGTTTCAGAGATGGCGACAAACGCGAGGAGATGATGAGACGATCAGACATGCGCGGCCTTTGATACTTTTACTGGCCATGGTCGCTGCGGCGCCCGGATTCGCGGATCAGGACACGTTCCGGTTCGTTGTAACGGGCGACAGCCGCGGCGGGGACAACGGCATCAATTCGGTTCGCCTGTCGGAACTAGTGGTTGCCATTTTGGCGGAGCAACCCTTGCCGGACCTGGTGATTTTCACGGGCGATCTCGTCAACAACGGCTATGTCTCGCAACTGGAGTACTGGGTGCAGGTCTTCATGGAGCCGCTTGAACAGCACGGAGTCAAAGTGTATCCGATCCGGGGCAATCACGATGCGCAGATTGACTCGTGGCGGCAGGTGTTTTCGGGCGTGCATGCCTTGCCGAACAACGGGCCGCCGGATGAACTAGGCATGACGTATTCGTTTGTTCATAAAAACGCGTTCTTCATTGGCATGGACCTGAGCGGCCTGTTCGAGATCAACCAGGAATGGCTCGACGAGCAACTGAGCACGAAGAACGTGCCGCATCTGTTTGTGTTCAATCATTATCCGGCGTTTTCCGTGGATCACGTGGATTCGCTGGCGTTCAACAAACCGAAGCGCGACGCTTTCTGGAACAGCATCGGCCGCGCGGGCGGACGGGTTTATTTCACCGGCCACGACCATTTCTACAATCATTCGATGGCGTACGACAAACACTACATCTGGATTCACCAGATTGTCGTGGGCTCGGCGGGCGCGCCGTTCTACGATTGGAACGGCGTCTATCTCGAAGCGCCGCGGGTCCAAGGCATTGCGCACAACAGGAACAACGGGTACGTGGTGGTGGATGTGGACGGATACGATGTCCGATCGGTGTTTAAGGAACGCATCGAACTGCAGCCGGGGCAAGTGCAATACGTCGAATTTAACGACGTATTCACGTACACGGCATGGGGACCGGGCGAGGGACTGCCGTTGTCGATCGCAACCGCGTTGCTTGCCGGGCTTCTCATCATGTGTTTGATGTTGCGCCGGATCGCTTTCGGCTGAAGCCATTTCCCAAATCGTATTCACCTGTATAACGGACACAAACAGGTGTGTTTTATGGCAAAACTTGACGTGACAACGAAATGGAGCAAAAGACCATGACAAAGAAAATTCGCGTGGGCGTGGTGGGCACGGGGATGGGCCGCCATCACATGGAGGCGTTCGTGAAACTGGAGGATGTCGAATTGTTGGCCGTCTGCGACATCAATGTGCCCGAAGCGAAGGAGTTCGCGGACAAATTCGGCGCACCGCATGTTTTTGCGGATTACCGCGAAATGTTTTCGATGCCCGAACTGGACGCCGTCTCGATTGCGACGCCGAATTGCCTGCATGCGCCGATGACAATAGACGCGTTGCGCAAGGGCAAGCATGTGTTGATCGAAAAACCGATGGCGCTCAATGCGGCCCAGGCGCGGGCGATGGTCGCCGAGGCCAAAAAGGCGAAGAAGCGCCTGATGGTCGAGCAGGCGATGCGATTCTCGCGGGACGTCCAATTGCTGCGGGGATGTTACGAACGCGGCGATTTCGGCGAAGTCTATTACGCGCGTTCGACGTGGATCCGCCGGAAGGGCTGGCCGCGTCTGAATTTCGAGCCGGGCGGTTCGATGGGCCGCGGCGAATGGTTCATCCGCAAGGCGGAGGCGGGCTTTGGCGCGCTGGGCGACATTGGCGTCCATCTGCTCGATCTCGCGTGGTATCTGATGGGTAATCCGAAACCGATTGCCGCAAGCGGCGCGATGTGGAACAAGGTGGCCGCCCCGATCCTGAAGCGCAAGAAGATGCCGGTCGAAGTGGACGAAACGACCTGCGGATTCATCCGGCTCGAAGGCGGGGGCGTCATCGTGGTCGAGATCTGCTGGGACTCGCACAATGCGCCCGTGCAGGAAGTCCGGGTATATGGCGACAAGGGTGGCTGTTCGGCTTTTCCGGCCCGCGTGTATCGCGGGGAGGATATTCTCGAAACCGTTGATGTGAGTACGGCGTACGGCGGGTACCCGATTACCGATGCCTACGCGCATTTCATTGACTGCATCCGCAATCCGAAAAAGAAGATGATCGCATCGGGCGAGGAAATCGTGGAAGTGATGCGAATGCTCGACGGCATCGGAAAATCGGCCGCGACGGGCCGTGAAGTGAGGTTGTAACGCACCACTTTCGGGCGTGGCAGGTGTTCAGCGCAGAAGGCGCGCATCGGCCCAGTCGGCGTGATCGGCCATCAGATCATTGCCGCCATCGCCGACGATCAACTCGAGCCGTTTCGCGTCCGTGACATCGAGGTCTACGCGTTTGGCGGGATCGTCGCGTTTCATGAGCCCGGATTCCCATCGCTTGGTTCCATCCACCCACACTTCAAAGGTGATGGTGGGTCCCGTGGCGCTATCCGCGCCGGCCCATGCCTGGAACCGCTTGTGGCGGCCATCCAGTGCATACACAATCCGCGATGGCGCGTGTGTTCCGAGGCCGCGGCGGTACAACGTGCCGGCGATGGTTATCGGCTTCTCCCACACGCTTTGGTTGCGCTGGAGTGTTCCCCAGCCTTGCGTCGCCTCGACCGGCTCCAACGCATCGAGGAAAACTCCATCGATCCGTTCAATGGGACGCTGTGCATGAACGGCTTTGCCGCTCACATCCGCGAGATTGGTTGGAGGCACAATTGCCTGGCCGTCCAACGACACACGCTCCGGTTGCGGCAACAAGTCTTGATCTCCCACGGCGCCCGCCTGGCCTTCCTGCCATGCCCATACCCATGCAGACGTGTGGACACCGGGTGTTATGCCCTCAATGGTGAGCGACACGTCATGCCGTCCTTCCGGAAACGGCGCGCGCAGGAAACACCAGTGTTCGGGACGTTCAAAGCCACTGGCTGCCCAGCCGGTTTCCGAATCGCAGGAGGTCAGTGCGACAGCCTGTCCATCCACCATCACGCGCGTCTCGGCGGACTGTTTCGCGCCATCGAACAATATGAGCAGATCGGCCCGCGCACCGCGCACCGATACAGTTGCGTCGAATCGCGCATGAATGCATTCCGTCGCGCTGCCGACAAGGCTTGTCCAATCCGGGCCGAATGCCGCCGCCTCATCGTCATATATATGGCGTTCCACCATACGTTTTACGGTCTCGACATCAATTCGGTTCCCGGTAAGTTCAGTGGCGGCGGGCACGTTTTCAGGGGACTGTGCGGCAATGTCAAGCACGACGGTTTCGTACGGCATCAAGGGCACGTTCAAGGCGTCCCCTCGCTTCATCGCACGACCGTACTGGCGTAATTCGGGATATGCGCTTGTTGCCGAAAAAATCGTTTCCTCCGGGAGATATTCCATAGGCAGCACATAGGTGTGCGGCGCGATCCATGGATTGCGCAGGACAATCAGTTCTCGGTAGGACTTGGAATCCCCTTCGCCGGAACGATGACGGTATCCGTACGGTTCACGCGGCATCGCAGCCTTGTGATCAAACTTAGGACACGCGCCGTCCTGCCATGCCGGCGGCAAGAGCGGTTCCGTGTCTTCAAGCATCGCCTGATGTTTCCTCGCCCACGACAGCACATCCGCGAACGCTTTCCACCGGGGAGCGTCCATGAACTTGGGATTGAGATAGACGGGCAGGAATTGATGCCCGCGCAAGACGGTCATCACGGCGTCGTTGAGAAATGGATCGTTTGTTTGATGGATGATGCCGAGGACTTCCTGTGCGGCCTGCGGCATGGGATTCCATTGAGCCCCCTGCAGGTTGAAGAAGTCCCGCGCGGTCGTGTAACTCTCGCGGTAGACGGGCGACGGTACGCGGCCATGCGGAGCATCGTCGCCGAACGAGCCGATCACGCTGTTGAAATGGAACAACCACCAGGGGCTCGGATTCCAGCCGAAGCAGGTCGGTTCGATCCATGCGTCCGGCGCGGCTTGGTGAATGGCTGCCGCCGCCGCGATGAGACCGTCCGCGATGGCTTCCGCCGAAAGCAGCCCCGGCGCGTGGCCATGATCCGTTTCCGGGCACACGAGCGCATAGCCGTCGAACTTGAAGTGCCGCACACCGTCGCGCGTGGCGTATTCGACAAGGCGGTCGCGGAAGGCCGCGGCGTATTTCGGCCCGCCGAGGCACAGGCGGTCCTTGAGGGCCTCATAGCCGTTCTCGCGCGCCCATGCGATATCGAGCGCCGTCGGATAACAGCAACTCGGCGAGATCCACAAGCCGAGCCGGGACTGCATGCGTTGGGCCGCTTCTTGCAGGAGCGAGAAACCTTTCGGAAACAGTTTCGGATCGATCGCCCACAGCGATTTGGGGTCCGACCAGCCCATGTCTATGCAGAAGGTGTCGAACGCAACGCCGTACGGACGGTACATGTGTTCGTCGAAGGTGCGCATAAGTTCGAGAATTTCGGTTTCGGTGTAATACGGGCAACTCGACGTCCACCAACTGTTGTAGTTGACGTGAATGCCGCCCGGCGGCGGGCGATGGGCCGACAGATAGCGGCGGAACGCGCGCATCTCTTCACCGGGTTCCGCGACGCCGAACACGGCCTTGCGGGTTTCGTGCCACATGTCCGGCAAGAGAGTCCATCCCGGACGATGCGCGACAATCAACGTGTCGTTCTCGATGCGCGTGGCGGCAATCGGAAACTCGATGCCCGCAAAGAAACCATCGAGAAAGACGGGGTAACTTTGTGTCTCGCCGGGCAGCATCCGTGCAGCGCGTTGTTCGAGCGGAAACGATGCGAGCACGACTTCTTCGAGCAGGCGCGGCGCGGCTGTGCCCGTCACGCGAAACCGCGCCCATTTGCGAACCACGTCTTCACGGTCCGAACACTGGAAAAGAACGATTGCTTCCAGCCGGCCGCCATCGGCCAATTTCACCGGCGCAAACCGGCACTCGATCGTCTGGGAGTCCTGCAAAGCCCGCGGCGGTTCCGTCGTGTCGTAAAAGACAGCTTGGCCGTTGTTGAACCGAAATGAAACGCTGCCCCATGCGACGGGTAATTCATACGCGCCGCTGCGCAAGACAATCCCCGTATCTCGCGGCAGCCACGGAGCCGGTATGTCCTTGGCCCGCGCCGCTTCAGCCGCAGTAAAGACCACGATAAAAACAAGCAGGACGCCGAGGGATTTCCCAACTCGTTCGGGAAAAATCCACGGATGACGATGGACGAAGGCAAATTTCCCATTGAATCGCAAAGTATTGGAATCCCTCATGCGTGTTTCTCCCGCGGAATGGCTTTTCCTTCGACTGCATGCGCCGGAACGGTTTCGCGCCGGGCGGACCAAGAAATCATACCCTTGATTGAGGCATTGGGTCCAAGCCTCCGTGGGAAGATACCTTTTTACCGGCTTGGACGCAACGCCCTGTCGTATTGAGGCGGCGGGAATTTTCCGCCGGGATCGTGTAAAGTATGCGGCGGAGACTTGGCGTCATGCGTGTTGTGTTATTTGGTCCGCAATCCGGTGATTTGGCTGAAATGGCCGCCCGGTATTCAAACATTGAACTGGTGGACGAACAGCCGGACATCGTGGTCTGTTACGGCGGCGACGGTACTTTGTTGGCCGCCGAACAACGCTGGCCCTTGGTGCCGAAGGTTCCCATCCGCCACAGTCGGCGCGGCAACCGGTGCATCGCGCGTCCGCCGGAGGAAGTCCTTGAACGGCTGGCCGCGGGCCGCCTGGTGCGAACCGAATACCTGAAACTCATGGGTATCCTTCGCGGGCCGGCGCATACCCGTCCCGGACACGACCTCCGCGCGATGAACGAATTCAGCGTCCACATGGCGCGAATCAATTCGGCGGTTCGGTTCAAGATCTGGATTGACGACGAGTCCTACGGGCCCGATCGCGAAATCCTCGGCGACGGATTCGTCATCAGCACGCCTTTCGGCAGCATGGCCTATTTCAACCACATCACGCGCGGTTTTTTCCGACAGGGCATCGGTATCGCGTTCAAGTCCACCTCCGAGCACACCAACCATTTTATCGTGCCGGAATCCGCCGTCGTGCGCATCCTCATCACGCGCGGCCCGGCGCTTCTCGCGCAGGACAATTCCCTGGAATACCTCAATATTCTCGAAGGCGACGAACTGGTCGTCAAACGACAGGATCAACCGGCTGTGATCCTGACATGGGATGCGATGCGATATCCGTCCGACAAGTTCTGAGACGGCCATGACCCCGCCCGCCGGATCGTCCGCCGCAACGATGCTCGGCCTGCTGGCCGTCGTCTTCTGGAGTTCCACGGTCGCCTTTTCCCGCGGCCTGACCGAAAACCTCGGCGTGTTCACGGCCGCCTGCGCGATTTACCTCGGCGGCGGGGCGCTGGGCTGTGTTGCGCTGTTGGCGCGGCCGGCAAGGCGCCGTCGTCTCGCTCAAGCCTCGGCGCGCTACTGGTTGGTATGCGGCGGCAGTTTTATCGTCAATATTGTCTGCTTTCATCTCGCCGTGGGACTGGCCCATGGACGCCAGGGAATTATCGGGGTCGGTCTCGTCAACTATCTCTGGATCAGTCTCACACTGCTCCTGTCCGTGCCCATCTTGGGCAAGCGTCCCCGATGGGGACTGCTGCCGGGTATGATCATTGCCTGCGCGGGCGTGGTGCTGGCCACGATACACGACGGACCGCTGGACCTGGCGGAATTTGCCGCGAACGCCCGCGAGAATGCCGTTCCTTGCATCCTGGCGTTCATGGGCGCTCTCGCATGGGCTGTTTACAGCAACTTCAACCGCCGATGGGAAGCCGAATCCGGCGGCGGGCCGACGCCTGTCTTTCTGGCCGCAGCCGGCGTGATTTTTCTCGCAATGCGCCCCTGCGTCAACGAGACCGCGGCATGGAATGCGCCGGTTTTGGCCGGACTCGCCGCCACGATCCTTTTCCCCACGATCCTCGCCTATGCGTTCTGGGACGCCGCCATGCGGCGCGGCAACATCGTTCTCGTCGTTTCCGTGTCGTACCTGACCCCGGTCCTTTCAACCCTCATCAACTGCTTCTATTGCGGCATCTTGCCCGGCCCGAAACTCTGGCTGGCTTGTTTTCTCGTCGTGGCCGGCGCCGCCCAATGCCGGAGATCCATATCCGATGACGGCTGAAAGAGGATCGTAATTTTCAAACATCTCTCCACAAGGCGCGGTACAATGAATTCAATGCAAGGGCAAGGAAGATGAAAAGAATGGCGGAGATTCCCTTTTCTTCATCTACTTTATCTGTCAACCACGTGAAAGAATCCCATTCAGCGGATAACAAAAGGTAAAAAACGATGAGATGGATCAAGCGTATTGCCGTGTTTCTGGTCTTCGCCGGATTGGTTGCCGTATATGTCCGCTACGACGGCATCCCGTATACGATGGCATTCGTTCTGCAATCGTGGAGCAAACCGTATTTCGATCCCGCGCCGCATCGCGCGACAACCCCTTGTGACGGCGCGGCGCCGTGCGAATCCGGAAAAATCAGGACGCTGACATACAACGTGCTGTGCCGCGTATGCGAAAAGGAGGGTTACGACACGTGGGACGTGCGCTGGCCGCATCTGAAAGATTTGATCGCGAAATACGATGCGGATCTTTTTGGCGCGCAGGAACTCGGCGGGAATGCCGACATCGAAACGATATTGGGCGCGTTTCCCCACTATGCGTGCGAGACCTACCGGTTCGGGCCGTGGGCATACGGCGATTGCGCGTTGTTCTATCGAAAGGATCGTTTCGAGGCGCTCGACAGCGGCCAGATGTGGCTTAGCCCGAAACCCGGCGTTCCCTTCGCGCAGAACTGGAAACGGCTGTCCATGCCGCGCTATGTGAACTGGGTGTATCTGCGGCAAAAGGGCAACGGATTCCGGTTTCTCTTCGTCAATACCCATTTCGACAATAACGGCGAAAACAAGGAGCCGTCCGCGCTCATGTTTTCCCGCGCGTTCCGGCCGCTTGCCGAAATTGTGCCCATCATTGCAACGGGTGATTTCAATACCGACGTCCGCGCCGAACGCTACCGGAACATTCGAGGCGCGAACGAGGGGCCGCCGGTTTTCGATAATGTGCGGGATCGGGCCCCTGTCAAAAACGTCCTCACGAACGCTATGCCCCCGGACAAGGATGAAGAAGTCCAGTGGCACACCGATCTCGATCGCACAATAGACCATATCTTCGTGGCCGGACCTGTACAGATTGAGGTGTTTGACTGGATTCAAGACGCCACCGTCTACGAGCCAGGCCGCCGGTGGCCGTCGGATCATCCGGCCGTTTACGCCGAAATCAATCTTCGTATGCGCTGAGATAAGGGTCTTTATTGCATTGAAGACGCCTAACGTATCACCGCACCACATCCCCCAGGGAAAGCTGCGAAAGGATATTTCTGGCTGAAAACAGGCTATCTTGAGAGTGCCGAGTTCTTGAGACAAGAGGATGAGAATTTCCTCGAAGATTGGCATTTCCGGGCAATTTCATGTCGGATCAGGCAACGAGATCTTGAGTTGAAATTGAAAAGGGCCGCTTTGTAGCGCCGATTTCCCAATTGGCATGTCGTGTTTCAGCAAGCCGATTTGGAAATCGGCGTTGCATTCCGGGACCTTTACGACTCCGAGAACACGGTACTCTCAAGAGGCTATGATATAATTCGCTCTCACTCGAAAAGGGATTATGGTAAACAATGAAAAACGATTGCCGTTCTGCTTCCTTGCGAAATCGGATAATCTTCCCGTTGGTCTTGGCGGCATTGCTGTCCTGCGACCGGCATTCCGTTAGGCCCTGCGAGACGGAGCGGACAACAGCGTCCGCGTCGTCGGTCGAACAGGCGTCCGATCCCGGCAAAAAAAAACCGGAATTCAACGCACAAGTCGAAACGGTCGAAGCATACGCGGATTTTCGCGTCGAACCCCGAAGGGCCGCCGTGGGCGAATCCGTTCTTTTCTTTGATCAGTCCTTTCCCGGTAATTTGGAAATTGACAAATGGTTATGGAAGTTCGGCGATGGGCAAACCAGTGAAGAGGCCAATACCGCACATGTCTATGCCGCGCCCGGAGACTATGACGTCTCATTGGAAATATCCTCTCCAGCCGACAAGTCGCAAAGGGTGCGAAGGGCATGGGTGTCCGTTCGCGATTCATCCATGCCGCCCCCTGAAAAGACTGTTCCGGAAATGGGCATTTCTCTCGAGCCGGAAGGCCAAGGGAGTTTTCTTGTTATTCGCCGTCGCGATTGCCCGGAGGCATTTTGCCGGTTATGGGCGCCTGAAATGGTAAATTGGCCCCATTTGGTCGAGGGGAATCATGCTCTTGTCGTTGGACAGTTGAACTGGCGGAAAGAAGAAGCCGATGGAACGTTAAAGTATTCTGTTGACACTGAAGAGGCCGTGTTTACCGCGGTATTCGAGCCGCATTCGGATCATGTCGCCTGCACGTATTCGACACAATTGAAGCCGGGTTTCGACAACCCGCCGCAGCTCTCGGTCAATCCGTGCCAGCAATTGGGAGACAGCCTTTTCGATGGCAGGCATGACGACCTCCAGCGGCGAATCCATTTTCTTTCGGGCGGGAAATGGAAAAGTGTTGCGGAATGTCCCGATGCCGGCGTTCGCAGCATGATCTTTTTTGTGCCTCATCCCACTGGGCAGGGTTATCAAAGCGAACTCTCACGCGAAATCTCTTCCGCCACGGCCGACATGCCGGTCATGGCCTGTGTGAGCAGGGATGGAAAATGGATATGCGCAACGGCGGTGAAAACCGGTGATTATCTGTTCTGTAACACCCTTCCCAATTATCGTTGCCAGCACACGCCGGCTTCCAGCGCCTTTGACGAGAATGGCCATGCATCCGTCCGAATTGATGTGTACATTCTCAAGGGGACTCTCGACGATCTGCGGGCGAAAATAAACGGCGTAACCTTGGCGCGATAACCCGCATCGTTGTTATTGTTCATTTTCTTTTTCCGGATGCCTTGGCAGGGACATGGGTCTTGGCATTGCCGGTTTTCTTCATGCGCGCATGTTCCGGAACGGGGGCCTTGGAGCGTCGCGATCCCGGTTGCGATACGCCGACCAGGTCGGAGAGGGTCAGCGAATCGAGCCGGGCGATCAATCCCTCACGAATTCCGCCCCACACGGCGTGCAACGCGCACGGCGTAGAGCCGCACCGCGACAGGCCGAGCAGGCATTTGCGAAAGGTCAGATCGCCATCCACCGCGTGGATGACTTCGAGCAGGGTGATCTGCGACGGGTTGCGTTTCAGTTCGTAGCCGCCGCCCGGACCCAGCACCGCGCGAAGAAAGCCGCCCTGCACCAGCGACTGAAACACCTTGCGGCTGTACGGCTCGGGAATCCGCGCCTTTTTGCAGATGTCCCGCGCCCGAAAACGCTTGGTCCCGTCGTCCCCCGCCGCGCAAAGCAGGGCACGCAACACATACTCGCACTTCTTCGAAAACAACTGAAACAATCCGATTTCCTTTCCCTTGGCATGGCGCCCGTCAATCATGGATGTTATCATCCATGATTTGGGCGGCTTCTGTCAATACCCTGTCCGGCGCCCACAGGGACTCATGAAAACGGCCCCGGAAACAACACCGAAAAAAAAGACTTGACATTCGCCCGTAAATAGTGGATACTATGGTCCAACATAAGATGGATACAGATATCCATCATTTGCGACGAAGCGGGTAGGCGAGGCGGCTATTGTGGAGTTCATGGCGGCAGCGCCGCCGGGCGAGAGGCAGTGGACGGGCAAGGGATATGAACGAGACGAGCGACGCGCCGTTCATCCGAACGGCAACCGCGGAGTATTGGAAGGAACAGATCAAGTGTCAGGCGGCGTGTCCCGTGCACACGGACGCGCGCGGGTATGTTCGCGCCATCGCGGAAGGGAACGACGAACGGGCCTACCTGATAGCGCGGGGTCCGAACCCGCTGGCTTCGATCTGCGGCCGTGTTTGCGGGGCGCCGTGCGAGACGGCGTGCCGCCGGGGTTCTTATGACCGGCCGGTGGCGATTCGCGCGCTGAAACGGTTTGCCTGCGAGCGGTATGGTCCCGAAGCCGGGAGACTAAGCGCGGAGGGATTTGTTGACTTGCTGAAGGATGCGGCCCGGCATCGTTCCGGCGCCGAGTGCGTGGGGAAGGAAGAACTCCTGCCCCTGCTGCGATCGCTGATGCGCGGCGACATTCCCGCCGCAACCGGCAAAAGTGTCGGCATCGTGGGGGGTGGACCGGCGGGTCTGGCGGCGGCCCACGACCTCGCTTTGTTGGGCTGCGAGGTCACCATTTATGAAATGGAGCCTCTTCTGGCGGGGATGCTGGTGGTCGGCGTGCCGCAGTATCGTCTGTCCCGCGAGGTGATACAGGCCGAGGTGGCGGTGATTACGGCGCTGGGCGTGAAGGCGGTTACGAACTGCCGTGTGGGGGCGGACATTTCCTTTCCGGAACTGCGGTCCCGTCACGATGCGGTAATCATTGCCGTGGGAGCGAAGAATTCCCGGCGCTTGCCGGTTCCGGGGATTGATGCGCAGGGCGTAATCGGCGGCGTCGAATTTCTTCGCGATGTGGCAGTCGGGCGCCCCCCGAAATTGGGCCGCCGGGTGGTGGTCATCGGCGGAGGCAACGTGGCATTCGATGTCGGGCGGACGGTCCTGCGCCAGATAGGAATTGACGCGGCGCGGACCGCGCTTCGGCAGCCGGTCGTGGCGCAGGTGCATCTATGCTCGCTGGAATCGCTGGAGGAAATGCCGGCGGACGATGTCGAAATAATCGAAGGCGACGAGGAGGGCATTG
This DNA window, taken from Candidatus Hydrogenedentota bacterium, encodes the following:
- a CDS encoding metallophosphoesterase, giving the protein MILLLAMVAAAPGFADQDTFRFVVTGDSRGGDNGINSVRLSELVVAILAEQPLPDLVIFTGDLVNNGYVSQLEYWVQVFMEPLEQHGVKVYPIRGNHDAQIDSWRQVFSGVHALPNNGPPDELGMTYSFVHKNAFFIGMDLSGLFEINQEWLDEQLSTKNVPHLFVFNHYPAFSVDHVDSLAFNKPKRDAFWNSIGRAGGRVYFTGHDHFYNHSMAYDKHYIWIHQIVVGSAGAPFYDWNGVYLEAPRVQGIAHNRNNGYVVVDVDGYDVRSVFKERIELQPGQVQYVEFNDVFTYTAWGPGEGLPLSIATALLAGLLIMCLMLRRIAFG
- a CDS encoding Gfo/Idh/MocA family oxidoreductase, giving the protein MTKKIRVGVVGTGMGRHHMEAFVKLEDVELLAVCDINVPEAKEFADKFGAPHVFADYREMFSMPELDAVSIATPNCLHAPMTIDALRKGKHVLIEKPMALNAAQARAMVAEAKKAKKRLMVEQAMRFSRDVQLLRGCYERGDFGEVYYARSTWIRRKGWPRLNFEPGGSMGRGEWFIRKAEAGFGALGDIGVHLLDLAWYLMGNPKPIAASGAMWNKVAAPILKRKKMPVEVDETTCGFIRLEGGGVIVVEICWDSHNAPVQEVRVYGDKGGCSAFPARVYRGEDILETVDVSTAYGGYPITDAYAHFIDCIRNPKKKMIASGEEIVEVMRMLDGIGKSAATGREVRL
- a CDS encoding NPCBM/NEW2 domain-containing protein, producing MRDSNTLRFNGKFAFVHRHPWIFPERVGKSLGVLLVFIVVFTAAEAARAKDIPAPWLPRDTGIVLRSGAYELPVAWGSVSFRFNNGQAVFYDTTEPPRALQDSQTIECRFAPVKLADGGRLEAIVLFQCSDREDVVRKWARFRVTGTAAPRLLEEVVLASFPLEQRAARMLPGETQSYPVFLDGFFAGIEFPIAATRIENDTLIVAHRPGWTLLPDMWHETRKAVFGVAEPGEEMRAFRRYLSAHRPPPGGIHVNYNSWWTSSCPYYTETEILELMRTFDEHMYRPYGVAFDTFCIDMGWSDPKSLWAIDPKLFPKGFSLLQEAAQRMQSRLGLWISPSCCYPTALDIAWARENGYEALKDRLCLGGPKYAAAFRDRLVEYATRDGVRHFKFDGYALVCPETDHGHAPGLLSAEAIADGLIAAAAAIHQAAPDAWIEPTCFGWNPSPWWLFHFNSVIGSFGDDAPHGRVPSPVYRESYTTARDFFNLQGAQWNPMPQAAQEVLGIIHQTNDPFLNDAVMTVLRGHQFLPVYLNPKFMDAPRWKAFADVLSWARKHQAMLEDTEPLLPPAWQDGACPKFDHKAAMPREPYGYRHRSGEGDSKSYRELIVLRNPWIAPHTYVLPMEYLPEETIFSATSAYPELRQYGRAMKRGDALNVPLMPYETVVLDIAAQSPENVPAATELTGNRIDVETVKRMVERHIYDDEAAAFGPDWTSLVGSATECIHARFDATVSVRGARADLLILFDGAKQSAETRVMVDGQAVALTSCDSETGWAASGFERPEHWCFLRAPFPEGRHDVSLTIEGITPGVHTSAWVWAWQEGQAGAVGDQDLLPQPERVSLDGQAIVPPTNLADVSGKAVHAQRPIERIDGVFLDALEPVEATQGWGTLQRNQSVWEKPITIAGTLYRRGLGTHAPSRIVYALDGRHKRFQAWAGADSATGPTITFEVWVDGTKRWESGLMKRDDPAKRVDLDVTDAKRLELIVGDGGNDLMADHADWADARLLR
- the yddG gene encoding aromatic amino acid DMT transporter YddG codes for the protein MTPPAGSSAATMLGLLAVVFWSSTVAFSRGLTENLGVFTAACAIYLGGGALGCVALLARPARRRRLAQASARYWLVCGGSFIVNIVCFHLAVGLAHGRQGIIGVGLVNYLWISLTLLLSVPILGKRPRWGLLPGMIIACAGVVLATIHDGPLDLAEFAANARENAVPCILAFMGALAWAVYSNFNRRWEAESGGGPTPVFLAAAGVIFLAMRPCVNETAAWNAPVLAGLAATILFPTILAYAFWDAAMRRGNIVLVVSVSYLTPVLSTLINCFYCGILPGPKLWLACFLVVAGAAQCRRSISDDG
- a CDS encoding endonuclease/exonuclease/phosphatase family protein, translating into MRWIKRIAVFLVFAGLVAVYVRYDGIPYTMAFVLQSWSKPYFDPAPHRATTPCDGAAPCESGKIRTLTYNVLCRVCEKEGYDTWDVRWPHLKDLIAKYDADLFGAQELGGNADIETILGAFPHYACETYRFGPWAYGDCALFYRKDRFEALDSGQMWLSPKPGVPFAQNWKRLSMPRYVNWVYLRQKGNGFRFLFVNTHFDNNGENKEPSALMFSRAFRPLAEIVPIIATGDFNTDVRAERYRNIRGANEGPPVFDNVRDRAPVKNVLTNAMPPDKDEEVQWHTDLDRTIDHIFVAGPVQIEVFDWIQDATVYEPGRRWPSDHPAVYAEINLRMR
- a CDS encoding PKD domain-containing protein — translated: MVLAALLSCDRHSVRPCETERTTASASSVEQASDPGKKKPEFNAQVETVEAYADFRVEPRRAAVGESVLFFDQSFPGNLEIDKWLWKFGDGQTSEEANTAHVYAAPGDYDVSLEISSPADKSQRVRRAWVSVRDSSMPPPEKTVPEMGISLEPEGQGSFLVIRRRDCPEAFCRLWAPEMVNWPHLVEGNHALVVGQLNWRKEEADGTLKYSVDTEEAVFTAVFEPHSDHVACTYSTQLKPGFDNPPQLSVNPCQQLGDSLFDGRHDDLQRRIHFLSGGKWKSVAECPDAGVRSMIFFVPHPTGQGYQSELSREISSATADMPVMACVSRDGKWICATAVKTGDYLFCNTLPNYRCQHTPASSAFDENGHASVRIDVYILKGTLDDLRAKINGVTLAR
- a CDS encoding Rrf2 family transcriptional regulator yields the protein MIDGRHAKGKEIGLFQLFSKKCEYVLRALLCAAGDDGTKRFRARDICKKARIPEPYSRKVFQSLVQGGFLRAVLGPGGGYELKRNPSQITLLEVIHAVDGDLTFRKCLLGLSRCGSTPCALHAVWGGIREGLIARLDSLTLSDLVGVSQPGSRRSKAPVPEHARMKKTGNAKTHVPAKASGKRK